In the genome of Streptomyces fagopyri, the window CCGCGGCCCCCGTCGGACCCCCGCCGTTCCGGACGGTCGCCCGCGCACGAGGGTCCGCCTCCCCGTCTCCCACGAGACCCTCGTCCCCCAGGAACCACTCCACCGACTGTTCGTCCCAGGCCCCGGAGGTCTCCGCTGTCGCGGGCCGGCCCAGTTCGCCGAGTCGTCCTTCGGTTCGGCCCGGTTCGCCCATCACGCGCCCTCCCCCGCGGTCAGCGGAAGGCTCACGCGTCCCGGGACCCCCGACGCCCAGCGCGACCGCCCGGCGGCGACGAGGCCGGCCTCGGTCCAGCGGCCGGGTACGTGGGCCTCGGCGGGTACGCCGAAGGGCAGCGGTTCGCCTGCCGCGTCCACGAGGACCCGCAGGATCGGGGAGCGCGAGACGATCTCCAGGTAAATGCCGTGAAATGCCTCGACGTTCTGCTCCACGGTGAACAGTTCGAGGGCACGCGCGCGTGCCGCCGCGCCGAGGCGTGCGCGCCGTCCGGGGTCGCGCAGCAGCGCCACGCACGCCTCGGCGAGCGCCCGCGGATTGCGTGGTGGCACCACCAGTCCCGTACCGCCGATGACTTCGACGACCGCGCCGACGTCGGTGGACACCGTGGCGCGGCCGCAGAACATCGCCTCGACGAGACTGATCGGAAAGCCCTCGACGACGCTGGACAGGACGACCAGGGCACCGGACGCGTACGCCTCCGCGAGTCCCGGAGCCTCCGGACCGCCGATCTCCTCGAAGGACACCGGGTTGTCGCCGACGGCGTGCGCACCCTCGGCCTCGTCGGGGAAGAGATGGGCGGCCAGCGCCTTGCAGTGCGCCAGATAGAGCGCGCCGTCCGGGCCCTCGGCGGGTGCTCCGAAGATCCGCAGCCGGGTCTTCGGCTCCTCCTTGCGGATCTCGGCGAACGAGTGCAGCAGGGAGACCAGGTCCTTCGACGGCTCGACGCGGCCGACCCAGACCAGCGTGTCCGGGTCCGCGCAGCCGGTGCCCTCGGCGCTCTCCCCCACTTCCGCGAAGCGGGACGCCTCCATGCCGGGGTAGACGGTGCGCAGTTTGGCGCGGTCGGCGCCGCAGCGCTCCTGCCAGCGCCGGGCGTGGATGTTGCCGGGCGTGATGAGCGCGGCCCGGCGGTAGACCTCGGTGGCCAGCCTGCCGTGGAAGGCGGCGAGCAGCGCCCGTACGGCCGGGGCTTCCTCGGTGGCGGCGGAGGCCAGGTAGTGCGCGCGCAACGGCACTCCGTACTCCGTGACGAGCAGCGGGACCGAGGCGAAGTGCCGGGCGAGCAGACCGGGCAGGGCCGCCGAGCCGCCGGCGGCCGCGTGGCAGAGGTCGACCGCGCCGAGCCCGTCGTCGGCGTACCAGTCCAGTGAGAGGGGGCGCAGCGACCGCTCGACGTGAGCGGCGACGGTGAGCAGATCGGGCACGCGAGCGGTGCGCGCGGCACGCAGTGCGCCCGGCGCGCGACAGGCGCGTTCCCATGCGCGCACGGCGGCCTCGGAGCGCAGCGCCCCGGCCAGGCCGCCCTCGTCGCGGGCGAGGTCCGCGAGTCCGTACAGCGCGGTGGCGAAACGGTCCGCCTCAAGGCCGAAGGAGCCCCCAGAGCCCCCGACCGCCCCCGCCCCCGCCCCCGCCCCACCGAAATCACGGGAAACACCGGCCGCACGGGCCGCACCGACCCCACCGGCCGCACCGGACGCACCGGCCGTGCCGGTCGCGCCGACCGCACCGACCCCACCGACCGCACCGGAACCGTCCACGCTCCCCGGGCCCGCGCAGACGGCCGCCGCCAGTTCCCCGAAGCACTCGGCGTACCGCCGCCGCGTCCGGCGTCCGTGCACCCGGCGCCCGTGCACCGCCCCGTCGCCCTCGGCCGTCCAGAGCGGAGCCGTCCGTACGCGGCTGACCTGGGGCGGCAGTGAGACCCAGCCCTCGTCCTCCTGCCGTCGGCTGCGGCTGAGCGCGTAGATGTCGAACTCGTGCTGCCCGAGCCCGCGCACGAGCCGGTCGCACCAGAGCTTGGCGTCACCGCTCACATACGGATAGCCACCCTCCGTAAGCAGTCCGATGCGCACGAGTGCACCCCCGATCTCCCTTGTGGGGAGCCGCCGTTGACCCGGCGGCTCGCAGCGGGAAGAACGTATGCGGACATGACGGTGGCGCGATGGACGGTTGTCCATCGCGCCACCAAAAGGGGTGAACGGTCGTAACTTTCCCGCGCAAGTTGCGTTCTGTCGCGCTAGGGAATCATTCGGTGACTTCCCGTCACGCTGTGGCCAGTTGCCCGCGGGCCCTGCGCCGCTCCGCCGCGACCTCCGGATCGAGCGCCGGCACGGCTGCCAGCAGCTGCTTGGTGTACGGATCCTGCGGGGACTCGTACACCTCGTCGGCGGGACCGTGTTCGACGATCCGGCCGCGTCGCATCACCGCGACGCGGTCGCTGACCTGGCGTACGACGGCCAGGTCGTGCGCCACGAAGACGAGCGCGAGACCGAGTTCGCGCTGGAGTTCGGCGAGCAGGGCGACCACCTGGGCCTGGGTCGTGACGTCGAGCGCGGAGACCGGTTCGTCGCAGACGATGACGCGCGGGTCGGCGGCGAGTGCCCGCGCGATACCGACGCGCTGGCGCTGTCCGCCGCTGAACTCGTGCGGGTAGCGGTCGTAGTGCGCCGCTTCCAGCCCTACGCGCTCCAGCAGCCCCCGTACGCGCCCCCGGATGCGGGTCTCGTCCCGTTCACCCCGTGCCCGGAGCGGGTCGGCGACCGACTCGCCCACACTGCGCCGGGGATTGAGGGAGGAGACGGGATCCTGGAAGACCATCTGGACGCTGGGGCGGACACCGGACTGTGCCCGGCCCTCGTACCGGACCGACCCGGCGGTCGGCTCCAGCAGGCCGACCAGCATCCGCCCGAGCGTGGTCTTGCCGCTGCCGCTCTCACCGACGACGCCGAGCGTCTCCCCGCGCCGTACCGTGAGCGACACCCCGTCCACGGCGGTGAACCGCCGTCTGCCGCGCCCGAACTCGCGCCGCAGGTCCACCGCTTCGAGCACGACCTCACCGACCGCCCCGCCCCCGCTCCCCCCGGCAGCAGCCGGCGCGGTCACGGGCCGGACGCGTGGCGCGTCCACGCGTGGCACCGCGCCCAGCAGTTCGCGCGTGTACGCCTCTCGCGGAGCCCCGAGGACC includes:
- a CDS encoding DUF3492 domain-containing protein, with amino-acid sequence MRIGLLTEGGYPYVSGDAKLWCDRLVRGLGQHEFDIYALSRSRRQEDEGWVSLPPQVSRVRTAPLWTAEGDGAVHGRRVHGRRTRRRYAECFGELAAAVCAGPGSVDGSGAVGGVGAVGATGTAGASGAAGGVGAARAAGVSRDFGGAGAGAGAVGGSGGSFGLEADRFATALYGLADLARDEGGLAGALRSEAAVRAWERACRAPGALRAARTARVPDLLTVAAHVERSLRPLSLDWYADDGLGAVDLCHAAAGGSAALPGLLARHFASVPLLVTEYGVPLRAHYLASAATEEAPAVRALLAAFHGRLATEVYRRAALITPGNIHARRWQERCGADRAKLRTVYPGMEASRFAEVGESAEGTGCADPDTLVWVGRVEPSKDLVSLLHSFAEIRKEEPKTRLRIFGAPAEGPDGALYLAHCKALAAHLFPDEAEGAHAVGDNPVSFEEIGGPEAPGLAEAYASGALVVLSSVVEGFPISLVEAMFCGRATVSTDVGAVVEVIGGTGLVVPPRNPRALAEACVALLRDPGRRARLGAAARARALELFTVEQNVEAFHGIYLEIVSRSPILRVLVDAAGEPLPFGVPAEAHVPGRWTEAGLVAAGRSRWASGVPGRVSLPLTAGEGA
- a CDS encoding dipeptide ABC transporter ATP-binding protein: MKPVNTGGTPDDGPDDTGDTLVDVRDLVVEFGDLRAVDGLSFTLGKGAALGLVGESGSGKSTVASALLALHRGTGARVGGAVRVAGVDVQAASDDELRRLRGGKAAMVFQDPLSSLDPYYAVGDQIAEVYRVHAKASRRAARARAVEVLDRVGIADAARRARSRPHEFSGGMRQRALIAMALACAPDLLIADEPTTALDVTVQAQILDLLHTLREETGMGLLLVTHDVGVAAGSVDDVLVMRHGRAVEHGPVASVLGAPREAYTRELLGAVPRVDAPRVRPVTAPAAAGGSGGGAVGEVVLEAVDLRREFGRGRRRFTAVDGVSLTVRRGETLGVVGESGSGKTTLGRMLVGLLEPTAGSVRYEGRAQSGVRPSVQMVFQDPVSSLNPRRSVGESVADPLRARGERDETRIRGRVRGLLERVGLEAAHYDRYPHEFSGGQRQRVGIARALAADPRVIVCDEPVSALDVTTQAQVVALLAELQRELGLALVFVAHDLAVVRQVSDRVAVMRRGRIVEHGPADEVYESPQDPYTKQLLAAVPALDPEVAAERRRARGQLATA